Proteins found in one Crassostrea angulata isolate pt1a10 chromosome 3, ASM2561291v2, whole genome shotgun sequence genomic segment:
- the LOC128178834 gene encoding neuronal growth regulator 1-like isoform X2 — protein MKIKIELKLSRFIWLFDSLLKVLLALEDVAVYTQPVFEDPSNVTAIAGNNAKLQCKVHHLENYTVAWVNPRGTILTRGYLKITDDTRISTDRNVDEDWNIIIRNISFEDRGFYNCVINTAPFPSVNRVHLHVIVPPRIIGRVVHAPVVVREGETVTLVCNATGYPLPKIHWFRDRTTNDFKQAFDTVWRDGLWYKLLKSGINVTDLPGDTLVIRNITRHCAGEYQCRANNGLSKEDTRVFKVEVHFAPEVNMLIPRLGITLGSETVLECSCSSSPIGVCVWKKDGRDLRISGKYELNPYNEGRETITLGLTISHIQEEDLGRYECHAQNELGQDSGYTDLYEYRPPVPPTHAPTARPTPRLITPDSGYRPVPTKTQKNIFDDENFVFFRPSTIKTPSKYSSESRSSSLGVAFCTLVIGFIGLHFFTSLSL, from the exons ATGAAAATCAAGATAGAGCTGAAATTATCTCGCTTCATCTGGCTGTTTGATTCCCTGTTGAAAG TTCTGTTGGCTCTAGAAGACGTGGCTGTATACACTCAGCCTGTTTTTGAGGACCCATCTAACGTCACAGCAATAGCCGGGAATAACGCCAAACTCCAGTGTAAAGTTCACCATCTAGAAAACTACACG GTGGCGTGGGTGAACCCCCGGGGGACAATATTGACCCGTGGGTACCTTAAGATAACAGACGACACAAGAATCAGCACAGACAGAAACGTGGACGAGGATTGGAACATCATCATTCGGAACATCTCGTTCGAGGACAGAGGGTTCTACAACTGTGTGATTAACACGGCGCCATTTCCATCAGTAAACAGGGTCCATCTTCACGTGATTg TGCCGCCTAGAATCATTGGGAGAGTTGTCCACGCACCTGTCGTGGTGAGGGAGGGAGAGACAGTCACGCTGGTCTGCAATGCCACGGGGTACCCACTCCCCAAGATCCACTGGTTCCGTGACAGAACAACAAATG ATTTCAAACAAGCTTTTGATACAGTATGGAGGGATGGGCTCTGGTACAAACTTCTTAAAAGTGGAATAAATG TGACAGATTTGCCTGGGGATACCCTTGTTATCCGTAACATAACGCGACACTGCGCTGGGGAATACCAGTGCAGGGCAAACAATGGGCTGTCCAAGGAGGATACCCGGGTATTTAAAGTTGAAGTCCACT TTGCCCCCGAGGTGAATATGCTGATACCGAGGCTGGGTATCACCCTGGGGTCAGAGACGGTGCTAGAGTGTAGCTGCTCCTCGTCCCCTATCGGGGTCTGTGTGTGGAAGAAGGACGGCAGGGACCTTAGAATCTCCGGCAAGTACGAGCTCAACCCCTACAACGAGGGCCGTGAGACCATCACGCTGGGCCTGACCATATCCCACATCCAGGAGGAGGACCTGGGCAGGTACGAGTGCCACGCCCAAAACGAACTAGGGCAGGACAGTGGTTATACCGATTTGTATG AATACAGACCTCCGGTGCCGCCCACCCATGCTCCCACTGCTCGTCCGACCCCCAGACTGATCACCCCAGATTCTGGATATCGCCCGGTGCCGACGAAAACACAAAAGAATATCTTTGATGATGaaaactttgtattttttagacCATCAACCATTAAAACAC CATCCAAATACTCCTCGGAGAGCCGAAGTAGCAGTCTGGGCGTGGCTTTCTGTACCCTGGTGATCGGATTCATCGGTCTTCACTTCTTTACCAGTCTGTCATTGTGA
- the LOC128178834 gene encoding neuronal growth regulator 1-like isoform X1 — MKIKIELKLSRFIWLFDSLLKVLLALEDVAVYTQPVFEDPSNVTAIAGNNAKLQCKVHHLENYTVAWVNPRGTILTRGYLKITDDTRISTDRNVDEDWNIIIRNISFEDRGFYNCVINTAPFPSVNRVHLHVIVPPRIIGRVVHAPVVVREGETVTLVCNATGYPLPKIHWFRDRTTNDFKQAFDTVWRDGLWYKLLKSGINVTDLPGDTLVIRNITRHCAGEYQCRANNGLSKEDTRVFKVEVHFAPEVNMLIPRLGITLGSETVLECSCSSSPIGVCVWKKDGRDLRISGKYELNPYNEGRETITLGLTISHIQEEDLGRYECHAQNELGQDSGYTDLYEYRPPVPPTHAPTARPTPRLITPDSGYRPVPTKTQKNIFDDENFVFFRPSTIKTPASKYSSESRSSSLGVAFCTLVIGFIGLHFFTSLSL; from the exons ATGAAAATCAAGATAGAGCTGAAATTATCTCGCTTCATCTGGCTGTTTGATTCCCTGTTGAAAG TTCTGTTGGCTCTAGAAGACGTGGCTGTATACACTCAGCCTGTTTTTGAGGACCCATCTAACGTCACAGCAATAGCCGGGAATAACGCCAAACTCCAGTGTAAAGTTCACCATCTAGAAAACTACACG GTGGCGTGGGTGAACCCCCGGGGGACAATATTGACCCGTGGGTACCTTAAGATAACAGACGACACAAGAATCAGCACAGACAGAAACGTGGACGAGGATTGGAACATCATCATTCGGAACATCTCGTTCGAGGACAGAGGGTTCTACAACTGTGTGATTAACACGGCGCCATTTCCATCAGTAAACAGGGTCCATCTTCACGTGATTg TGCCGCCTAGAATCATTGGGAGAGTTGTCCACGCACCTGTCGTGGTGAGGGAGGGAGAGACAGTCACGCTGGTCTGCAATGCCACGGGGTACCCACTCCCCAAGATCCACTGGTTCCGTGACAGAACAACAAATG ATTTCAAACAAGCTTTTGATACAGTATGGAGGGATGGGCTCTGGTACAAACTTCTTAAAAGTGGAATAAATG TGACAGATTTGCCTGGGGATACCCTTGTTATCCGTAACATAACGCGACACTGCGCTGGGGAATACCAGTGCAGGGCAAACAATGGGCTGTCCAAGGAGGATACCCGGGTATTTAAAGTTGAAGTCCACT TTGCCCCCGAGGTGAATATGCTGATACCGAGGCTGGGTATCACCCTGGGGTCAGAGACGGTGCTAGAGTGTAGCTGCTCCTCGTCCCCTATCGGGGTCTGTGTGTGGAAGAAGGACGGCAGGGACCTTAGAATCTCCGGCAAGTACGAGCTCAACCCCTACAACGAGGGCCGTGAGACCATCACGCTGGGCCTGACCATATCCCACATCCAGGAGGAGGACCTGGGCAGGTACGAGTGCCACGCCCAAAACGAACTAGGGCAGGACAGTGGTTATACCGATTTGTATG AATACAGACCTCCGGTGCCGCCCACCCATGCTCCCACTGCTCGTCCGACCCCCAGACTGATCACCCCAGATTCTGGATATCGCCCGGTGCCGACGAAAACACAAAAGAATATCTTTGATGATGaaaactttgtattttttagacCATCAACCATTAAAACAC CAGCATCCAAATACTCCTCGGAGAGCCGAAGTAGCAGTCTGGGCGTGGCTTTCTGTACCCTGGTGATCGGATTCATCGGTCTTCACTTCTTTACCAGTCTGTCATTGTGA
- the LOC128178834 gene encoding neuronal growth regulator 1-like isoform X3: MKIKIELKLSRFIWLFDSLLKVLLALEDVAVYTQPVFEDPSNVTAIAGNNAKLQCKVHHLENYTVAWVNPRGTILTRGYLKITDDTRISTDRNVDEDWNIIIRNISFEDRGFYNCVINTAPFPSVNRVHLHVIVPPRIIGRVVHAPVVVREGETVTLVCNATGYPLPKIHWFRDRTTNVTDLPGDTLVIRNITRHCAGEYQCRANNGLSKEDTRVFKVEVHFAPEVNMLIPRLGITLGSETVLECSCSSSPIGVCVWKKDGRDLRISGKYELNPYNEGRETITLGLTISHIQEEDLGRYECHAQNELGQDSGYTDLYEYRPPVPPTHAPTARPTPRLITPDSGYRPVPTKTQKNIFDDENFVFFRPSTIKTPASKYSSESRSSSLGVAFCTLVIGFIGLHFFTSLSL; this comes from the exons ATGAAAATCAAGATAGAGCTGAAATTATCTCGCTTCATCTGGCTGTTTGATTCCCTGTTGAAAG TTCTGTTGGCTCTAGAAGACGTGGCTGTATACACTCAGCCTGTTTTTGAGGACCCATCTAACGTCACAGCAATAGCCGGGAATAACGCCAAACTCCAGTGTAAAGTTCACCATCTAGAAAACTACACG GTGGCGTGGGTGAACCCCCGGGGGACAATATTGACCCGTGGGTACCTTAAGATAACAGACGACACAAGAATCAGCACAGACAGAAACGTGGACGAGGATTGGAACATCATCATTCGGAACATCTCGTTCGAGGACAGAGGGTTCTACAACTGTGTGATTAACACGGCGCCATTTCCATCAGTAAACAGGGTCCATCTTCACGTGATTg TGCCGCCTAGAATCATTGGGAGAGTTGTCCACGCACCTGTCGTGGTGAGGGAGGGAGAGACAGTCACGCTGGTCTGCAATGCCACGGGGTACCCACTCCCCAAGATCCACTGGTTCCGTGACAGAACAACAAATG TGACAGATTTGCCTGGGGATACCCTTGTTATCCGTAACATAACGCGACACTGCGCTGGGGAATACCAGTGCAGGGCAAACAATGGGCTGTCCAAGGAGGATACCCGGGTATTTAAAGTTGAAGTCCACT TTGCCCCCGAGGTGAATATGCTGATACCGAGGCTGGGTATCACCCTGGGGTCAGAGACGGTGCTAGAGTGTAGCTGCTCCTCGTCCCCTATCGGGGTCTGTGTGTGGAAGAAGGACGGCAGGGACCTTAGAATCTCCGGCAAGTACGAGCTCAACCCCTACAACGAGGGCCGTGAGACCATCACGCTGGGCCTGACCATATCCCACATCCAGGAGGAGGACCTGGGCAGGTACGAGTGCCACGCCCAAAACGAACTAGGGCAGGACAGTGGTTATACCGATTTGTATG AATACAGACCTCCGGTGCCGCCCACCCATGCTCCCACTGCTCGTCCGACCCCCAGACTGATCACCCCAGATTCTGGATATCGCCCGGTGCCGACGAAAACACAAAAGAATATCTTTGATGATGaaaactttgtattttttagacCATCAACCATTAAAACAC CAGCATCCAAATACTCCTCGGAGAGCCGAAGTAGCAGTCTGGGCGTGGCTTTCTGTACCCTGGTGATCGGATTCATCGGTCTTCACTTCTTTACCAGTCTGTCATTGTGA
- the LOC128178158 gene encoding uncharacterized protein LOC128178158 — MWKMQGCCSFISIVHFVIHLGYQIGFPEAFTEPCIASLKTITNMTRCPANLSSFEAAARRKNCSSLAGGARNCKSFQYHCVLGEDLMSAIELCAPSIYIIDSVCTTFSTYHKSIIRVQGLKCSECPWSYNSTNAYQYQQCYANINPHLTTESATRRTILFICSSFTWLLQYTRSYSINNTKGK; from the exons ATGTGGAAGATGCAAGGGTGTTGCAGCTTTATCTCTATCGTTCATTTTGTCATTCATCTAGGCTATCAG ATTGGCTTCCCAGAGGCATTTACAGAGCCTTGTATTGCATCTCTAAAAACTATCACGAATATGACTAGATGTCCAGCAAACCTGTCTTCTTTTGAAGCAGCTGCTAGGAGAAAGAACTGCTCATCATTGGCTGGTGGAGCCAGAAATTGCAAATCTTTTCAATACCACTGCGTTCTTGGTGAAGACCTGATGTCTGCCATTGAATTGTGTGCTCCATCTATTTATATCATtg ATAGTGTCTGCACTACATTCAGCACTTATCACAAAAGTATCATTCGAGTTCAGGGACTTAAATGTAGCGAATGCCCATGGTCCTACAACTCAACCAATGCATATCAAT atCAGCAATGTTATGCTAACATCAATCCTCATCTTACCACTGAATCGGCTACAAG AAGAACCATCTTGTTCATTTGTTCGTCCTTTACTTGGTTGTTGCAGTACACCAGAAGCTATTCTATCAACAACACAAAGGGAAAATGA